Within the Takifugu rubripes chromosome 8, fTakRub1.2, whole genome shotgun sequence genome, the region tggagaagttttagaaacaggtgttggttttcctctcacactgcttattcctgcctgtatggctgtacatgagtcccagttgagattgTCCAGGggttctgaaccagtaaacagtgtgatccccatcacaagtccacccagtatgtactgtacaattcagcgtcacagaacctcctgcttggatagaatgtgatgctgactgatctatggtcaaccctgaaccctctacaatgactttATAatcttctgtaaagtcaaaaacatttacatactgatttacacagtaataggtggctgagtctgataactccaaatctgatattgtcagattagctcctttgttaccaggatgtatttggaaacgtggattggttttgaagtcattaacaaatTTCCAATCTTCGCTTGATATCCTGTATGTACAGATCAgtctcggcttctctcccagagtttgtTTAAACCAATAGATCATGGGAGAAACATTATCTTTTTGAAGACAcagcaaagtcaggttctgtccaggtttgaccaagataaaattggtcttccaattcaaagattcAGTTgaagctgtctgagctaaaacagaaaagaagactgtTTGATGTTTCAATTTTTCATAGATgctaaaaacagacaaacaaaacacataaaaatgctcaccaaatttctccaaacacatcagccagaagatcaactttgcagatgtcatcttgtcaTCAAATATTGGGCAGAGTGAAGAGAAGGCTGGTTCTTTGTTCACTGATAAATGCAGAGCTTGTGTTTGATTGGACAGCGTAACATGACGTGAGGGtgtgacatacaggaaacacaatcacaTGTAATCCAGCCATAAAGGTGAAAGATTTGCTGGATAAAATTGttggagaaatcaaagaaagatttaaagtttaaacaaaTCTACAAGTAAAGACCAGTACTTTTAGAAAAGAATTTAGCTtaatatataaatgtaattCAATTTCATTTGAGTCGTTGTTTTGGGTTAATGTGCCACATTTCCAAAcaatcaacaacaaaaaaaaaaaaaaaaaaaaattttgtATGTTGCATGAGGGGTAGCATGGGCTTGTCTTAAATGAACAAGATTGTCAGTGTAAGATGGAGCACATTCAAGTATTAGTCTGTtggtcagcatgaatgacatgataTTAATGcgggcaggtacagtagacctctatcagcaATGGGGTGGTGTCACCACTTCAGCTGGACTATCTAAAGTGGTGGCAATAAGGGAGATCACAATGGtttgtatcagcatttgtgggttcaatGGCCttgtttttctgaggttggatatggcaaagtgacgggatgacaggGAAACTGATGCTGCATTATCAGAAAACATCTGATGATAAATCATGATTCAAAGGTTTTGAACAGCCTTGGTAGGAGCAAGAGGCAACAAGTCAATTTTCTTATCAATGTTGTGACAAATGGATTGTTTGGTCGAGGAAAacaggagctcattttcaccaaggttaagttgaaggtggtggTTCTGCATCCATGCGGATACGTCTGAGAGACAGGTTGAGATCTAGTCTGAGACTGAGGGTTCATCTGGGGGAAATGAGGGGTTTAGTTGGGTCTCATCTGCATAGCAGTGGTATAAAACACCATGGGAGAGGATCAGCAATGTTGGGAGGGACAGCAGAACTTCTGTTGGGTAATGTATTGCGTCACTTACCCAATAGCTCGTTGGTACACGGTGTGTGCTGggttcactttatttaaaattaagtACTTGGGCAATTTTAGTTACTTGACTACAAGAAGGGGGGAAAATCACATTCAACAAATACGCAGCTCACGTTTGTCAATAGGATATTTTGATCTGCCAAATCCACTGAGTATTAGCAcgagcatggcctcaccatctgttttaCCCGGTCTCTCACCCTGTGTCCGTTCAGAGTGGGAAATGTCTAGTTCCTCTGACTCCTTTACTTAAGGTAATAGATGCAGAAAATGCAGTTAttttaatggctctggaggcaaGACTCAGTAAGATTGAGACATGGTTCTGCAActtggagttgtctggagttgtgtcaggtagccaggagaaggtagctgatGTGAAGCTGCCTAGTGTCATTAAAGCTAGCTGTCCCATCAGCCGAGTAGCTGGTTAGCCAGGGTGGCTGAGTGACAGGAAcatagcccaaaccaaaggtcCACTGTGCACCACCAACTGCTTCCcatggctaaccgtttttccccactcagtgACACACCTGCTGAAAAACTGACTCTGGTAATTGGCAACTGTTTTGCGCTATGTGAAGCCGACACTGGCGACCATAGTTAGGCGcattccaggggccagagcgggtgacatagaagccaatctaaagctgctggcgataAGAAATCTTAAAtgtggtaaagttattattcgcGTCAGTGCAAACGACACcgggcttcgtcagtcggaatTCACCAAAGTTAACGCAGAGTTGGTTTGTAATTACACAAGATGTCAGACTCCCCAGCATTATCTGGTCTCCTTTCCAATCTGacaaatgatgaaatgtttagtcatTTGTCGTCACTTTGTCGATGACTTtcacggtggtgccccaaaAAGCAGGCGTCTTTTGTCgacaattggaacagtttttggggaaaacctggtctgattaggagagacagtGTCCATCCCACCCGGGATGaagcctctctcatttctagtaacttggccaaatttattagacccaaagtgacctgacaaaccagggtccagatcaggatgcagagttgtagtcttacacacctctctgctgcttctgtagaaccctcatccaccaacaataacatatttaacactctagaggtagtctctgttccacgattaaaagttcaccaagcacagagcaagggagcggtcagtcaccataatcttattaaactgaataccaaagcacaaatagaatacactaacagcacaattaaaagtggaatgttaaatattagatctattttgtgtaaatccctgttagtgcacaacctgatagtggatcatcacattgattttttttttttttactgagacCTGACTTTAAaatatgttagcttaaatgaatctactcctcctacccatcttaattaccATATTCCTTGTGGTACTGGAATCAcaccaagttattaattaatcctagatcCAAACAttgctccagttcatttgaaagcctgactttAGGCATTACCCATCTGACccaactggaggacagaaaagccacttttgtttttatttgtatatcggccccctgctgggccacattcagagttcctgtctcagttctctcagtttttatctgacttggtcctcagaataAGTAAAGTCATTATTTTTAGAGACTTttatatccatgtagacgttgtgaatgacagctttagaaatggctgtgttcagaacacagtcttactatagcagatgcctttcagataatgctgtagctaagtttaaggaaacaattgctgtgctaatcccaggaccaccatgggtttccccagggatcaatcattataatcttagccctgctgaggtcgactctgttgctgaatgtgcagcagcctcactgagattCATGCTTAATTCTGTGGCCCCCTGAAAAAGTCTGGAAAGACTGCCTAGTAGTTTATAAAAAAGGCCCCCCATAAAGctagaacatcttatttttcttaaattgaagaaaatctttcttttcaacactggccaaattaactaagaatCACAGcattttagatccacgtatcccttcttcccttagtggtgaagacttcatgagcttcttcactgataaggTTCTAGCCATGAGAGAAAAAGCTAaacaggccatcccaacaactggaccatcaccagatgtgctgactgtgggaacatacagggtctccgatgagcccttaaacttcttcagccttatatatatttttctgaggcgtctatgctaattcagaaatccaagtccaccatgtgtctcttagatcccatcccaacacacctgttgaaggatgttttaccattggtaggaagctctatcctggaccagatcaattgttctttagtgacaggttatgtagcccggtcctacaaggtggcagtcaTTAAACAGTTTCTTAAAAAgtcatcactggatcctgatgtgctAGAAAATTATAGGCCTATAACCcaccttcctttgatctctaaaattcttgaggtggtggtggtgactcaggtTTCTATGGTGGTTccgctggacctcagtgctgcttttgatgcaGTGGAGTGCTATTACTAGCTGGACTAAACAATCTAGAGCAATGGACAGTGTGGGAAAAGAGGTGGAGAGACTTGTGCAAGCAGGTTGGAAAGGATACAGAGACGTGTCAGGTGTGAAATGTGAGACAAGACCATCTGCGAGAAGGAAAGGGAAGGTGCACAAGAGAGTGGTTAGTCAGGTGTGCTGGATGCTTTCGAGACAGTggccctgaggagaagacagcaagagaaactggaggaaGAAGCGATGAAGATGTAGGCACTTTCTGTTGTATGTGGATAGAATCAACACGGAGTATATCAGAGGAATTGGAATATTATGTTATTTTAGCCTATACAATCATGGGTTAGTCAATTTATAAACCTTCATATTAAACAAAACCTATATAATGAAGTGAACAGCATGGTTTAAGACATGCTGTgtgacactttaaaaaaaaagctattgtATACAGACAATTAGACAGATTAATGTACTTAAAGCCAGCGGCAACAACACTAATGACAAGAACATGTATCGATGTTACTCCAATGGGGATCACATTTGAGAGCCAACCAGTTACATTAcagcaatgtcattttccttacaCTAGTTGTTGTATTTGAATGCCAAAGTCAAGACAGTTAAGCGATGTAGTTAgactgctgtgtgttaagacacagcaaagacttcctgtttgaaaccaccaagacagaaggggaaaagccAAGCCCACCATGCAAGTATGTACAAGTATTGCCGTCATAGCTGCAGCACCATAAATAAACAGATTCTGACtgttacaaaaaacacatttggacattttagacaataaagggTTGCAACTTTATTTGAAGCTTATTTTAGAAGAATATTGACTGCAGGATAAAATATATAAGTACAGGATTAGTTTAAAACTTGATTTTTCTATTGACTTCCTTCTTGtcagaatcagagcatgtgaaaaaggaactcttctttctgctgaggatttccttgagctcctttttatccttgtgtgtccctgtccctggacacttaagctcctccaccatgattcgttggtagttggaggacaagacaatcaagggtgtgttggttatttcctcctttattgtaccaaggatcctgaacatcctgaacaatgtagaatgtacacaataaatcaaatatctataaatcaaccacagaagagcttttttctattttgtgagttttctgaaactacaggatatctaaaattgttgaaaatggtcatttttctattctactgcttaacactgaagtaaacacattcagtccaggtatgttctctgttcatcttcttcttccacaaaacagaaccatctgcatctggacgatcctgtaaatgacaacaatgaactcagtgccttttgaatatttaatgaacgactttTCTGACCAATAaaaatacctttggtttggacagaggtgacaatcttttctgaaacaattctgaaacataaaatgaatgctaaaactgtgaaaaaaatcATGTGAGACAACATgattgaaaacaggaagtgcaattGATTATACCTTCACAATTGCAGCTGTGATTGTTCATCATGCACACCGAGAAGGCCAGATACACTACCAGAAATATGCTGAATGATgatgcaccacacaggaagtaaaacaaGACCAGAGAGTCTTTCTGATCTGTAGATGCACAcggcagcagacagaggtcaaACTTTCGGTGAGGGAAGAAGAGGTAGCTTGAACAAGTATTCGTTAAGTCAGTTCGTCTCAAGTGACACGATTCTTCGTTCCAATCCAAAGTTACCAATTAGTGGAATTGGAAAGTGGAGCTTTTACTGTCAATTTAAGTTGACCTAATCATTGTTTATCATGTTCAGATTTGAAATCCAAGTTAAATACCCTGTCTAGTTTCAATGTTTTCAGGACAACATTTCTGAATTTgattgaatttgtttttttttaaattgtacattttttttttgcattgtgtCAAGTCTGCCTTCACAATGGACAAGTAATAGTAGTAaagtaatcattttaaactcccGAATCTTGAGTCCAAGTCATAACATTGGAATCATAAAGTTAGAATAAAACTCACCCTCAAATTCCACCTTGGTTGCAGCTCCAAACACAATGCTTTGACAGGATGCGACaccacaatagtaggtcccagtctgagactTATTCATGTTCTTTAGGGATAGGTTGAAGAAACAGCTGTTGGTTTTCCTGTCACACTTGTTATTCCTTCTGACTGCACTGGTGAAAATAACTCCTGGTAGAGAttctccagagtttctgaaccagtaaacagcatGTTCTTCATCGCAGGCTGGAGTATAAACTGTGCAGTTCAGCATCATGGAATCTTCTGATTGAATCGTGCCAGACGCCAACTGATGCACTGAAGTTGGAACATTAAAACCTGACCCCCTTACACTGACAGTTGTGCCGTCGTGAAACTGATATTCCAAAAAGTTACTTGCTAAGCAGTAATAGGTAGCGGAGTCAGCAACACGTAAATCTGAAATTGTCAAGTGatgctggagattttcagtAACCAGTTGGAAACGTGTTCTGTTTCTAAATTCATCCGTAAAGGAAGCTTTTTGACCAAATAAATAGAAGCTAGACATTAGCTTTGGTTTCTGGCCTATCACTTGCTTATACCAGTAAAGGGTTGTTGTAAAACTGTCTTCatagaaacattttaaagtaaCATTGTCACCAACGTCCGCTGATAGAAAATCAGCATCTTGACGAATGGGGATGGACAACTTCGTATTGTCCCCATGGACTGGAGAGAAAAAGTAAATCACATATGTTTCAGCCTATTTTGagacaacaaagaacaaaaacaatactTTCATTTAGAAAAGCCCTAAAATCAGCACTTACCAATGTTtcccaagaacacacacatcagacagCATAATCTCTGAAACGATGTCATTGTGTCTAAAGTGCAAAGGCGGTGTAGAGACATGTTGGTCCCCTTTTTGCTCTTAACCAATAAAACTGCATGTGATTGGTTGGCCCGTTTGACCTATTAAGGAAAGAAGACTACACAATTGCTTCCGTCTTGAATGTGTGTACCTCTGAGATATTGCATCATACACCCAAAGGTTCGTCACCCTTGTAGACAcacatttatcagtgttttgctttgtttgataAGACACTcaaatttttattaaaaaaatagtCACTTCTGTTGTATGGATATGTGTATAAATGGTGAAAAAAATTCTCTGTTCATACTGTATATGCACAATGAAATGCAGTTGTGCAGAAATGTTTGGAGAATATACACATTGTTTTTGTAGCAAtgcaaagcatttttaaattcagaTGCATGGATATTGTATTTTCTCTCATGACATCCTAATATCATTTAACGACTTCTCATCTGTACTGAAGTCTGTGAAAAGAAAGCTCAAGCCGCTTTATCGACGAGTCCAATCTTTGATACCTTTGA harbors:
- the LOC115250844 gene encoding uncharacterized protein, which encodes MSLHRLCTLDTMTSFQRLCCLMCVFLGNIVHGDNTKLSIPIRQDADFLSADVGDNVTLKCFYEDSFTTTLYWYKQVIGQKPKLMSSFYLFGQKASFTDEFRNRTRFQLVTENLQHHLTISDLRVADSATYYCLASNFLEYQFHDGTTVSVRGSGFNVPTSVHQLASGTIQSEDSMMLNCTVYTPACDEEHAVYWFRNSGESLPGVIFTSAVRRNNKCDRKTNSCFFNLSLKNMNKSQTGTYYCGVASCQSIVFGAATKVEFEDQKDSLVLFYFLCGASSFSIFLVVYLAFSVCMMNNHSCNCEELFQKRLSPLSKPKDRPDESAYIFIASSSSFSCCLLLRATVSKASSTPD